A single window of Gossypium hirsutum isolate 1008001.06 chromosome A10, Gossypium_hirsutum_v2.1, whole genome shotgun sequence DNA harbors:
- the LOC107924937 gene encoding DNA oxidative demethylase ALKBH2 isoform X2, translating to MNLMLKANPNPNPKDDSKKSRTVDLGNGSSVIYVPRFLAYDVAWEFFNYLDNHIPWTRPTLRVFGRSCTQPRDTCYVASAGLPDLIYSGYQPHAHSWDNFPPLKDILDAVHKMLPGSTFNSLLLNRYKGGNDYVGWHSDDEKLYGSTPEIASVSFGCERDFILKKKSGKSSQERRSDDKPPLKRSRKSSQDDQHSFMLKHGSLLVMRGNTQRDWLHSVPKRAKAETTRINLTFRLVLQE from the exons ATGAATTTGATGTTGAAGGcgaaccctaaccctaaccctaaagaTGACTCTAAAAAGAGCCGAACTGTCGATCTTGGAAACGGAAGCAGTGTAATTTACGTTCCCAGGTTTTTAGCATATGATGTCGCCTGGGAATTCTTCAATTACCTCGACAATCACATCCCTTGGACCAGACCCACCCTTCGCGTCTTTGGCCGATCTTGCACTCAG CCTAGAGACACATGTTATGTTGCAAGTGCAGGGTTGCCGGACTTGATTTACAGTGGATATCAGCCTCATGCTCATTCTTGGGATAATTTCCCCCCACTTAAGGACATTTTGGATGCG GTCCATAAAATGCTTCCTGGCAGTACATTTAACAGCTTGCTTTTAAATCGGTATAAAGGGGGTAACGACTATGTAGGTTGGCATAGTGATGATGAGAAGCTCTATGGATCAACCCCGGAAATTGCTTCTGTTTCCTTTGGATGCGAACGGGATTTTATCCTGAAGAAGAAAAGTGGCAAATCATCCCAAG AGAGAAGATCTGATGACAAACCTCCATTGAAGAGGTCTAGGAAGAGCAGCCAAGATGATCAACACTCGTTCATGCTCAAGCACGGATCTCTGTTGGTAATGAGAGGGAACACTCAGCGTGACTGGTTACACTCTGTGCCTAAGCGTGCAAAGGCAGAGACGACTCGAATTAATCTCACCTTTAGGCTTGTTCTGCAGGAGTGA
- the LOC107925209 gene encoding protein PYRICULARIA ORYZAE RESISTANCE 21, with protein MAEKVTIMVLKVDLQCSKCYKKVKKVLCKFPQIRDQIYDEKANTVTITVVCCSPEKIRDKLCYKGGGSIKSIELKSPAKPKESEKKPDKPKEAEKPKEAEKKPEKPKEAEKKPEKPKEAEKKPEKPKEPEKPKAPAPGKRPREPKDGETKPDVPREVAKQQNVAAPSPLPPMTYAVGYTCSEGYYNGYGGGPSYYGGPPQQPFPYYETYGRPVYDSWGGGGGGYYRYGGRTGECFSEENPQGCSIM; from the exons ATGGCTGAAAAG gTGACGATAATGGTGCTGAAGGTCGACCTTCAGTGTAGTAAATGTTACAAGAAGGTCAAGAAAGTGCTCTGTAAATTCCCTC AAATACGAGACCAGATATACGATGAAAAGGCTAATACGGTGACCATCACGGTGGTATGCTGTAGCCCGGAGAAGATCAGGGACAAGTTATGTTACAAAGGTGGTGGATCCATCAAGAGCATTGAGCTCAAGTCGCCGGCGAAACCCAAGGAATCGGAGAAGAAACCCGACAAACCTAAAGAAGCCGAGAAGCCGAAAGAAGCTGAGAAGAAGCCGGAAAAACCCAAAGAAGCTGAGAAGAAGCCGGAAAAACCCAAAGAAGCTGAGAAGAAGCCGGAAAAACCCAAAGAACCGGAAAAACCCAAAGCACCTGCTCCTGGGAAGAGACCGCGAGAGCCCAAAGACGGTGAGACGAAACCGGATGTACCTAGAGAGGTGGCGAAGCAGCAGAATGTTGCGGCACCTTCTCCTTTACCGCCGATGACGTATGCAGTTGGGTATACTTGCTCCGAAGGTTATTATAATGGTTATGGTGGAGGACCTAGCTATTATGGTGGACCACCCCAACAACCGTTCCCATATTACGAGACTTACGGTAGGCCTGTTTATGACAGCTGGGGTGGCGGCGGCGGTGGCTACTACAGGTACGGCGGCCGTACCGGTGAATGTTTTAGTGAAGAAAACCCTCAAGGTTGCTCGATCATGTAA
- the LOC107924976 gene encoding WEB family protein At1g12150, producing the protein MVNIYRRAISERIPKSSGSGSPKAEVGEIDTTAPFQSVKAAVSLFGEVAVTKERRTPRRSRISSENVIDKETQLLLAEKEFNNMKQKLESAEATKAKAESELESAKKTLQDLAEKLKAVTESKQSAIEATEAVREQGTQLEFQKPQNNQECEVRKKELESAREQYIAVATELDAKKQELNKIRQDFDTALEVKLAAFQQAAEAQLSAKMHSERVTELTKQITVMKEAIKQVKFATQQVYKEQESIAVDKEMLQKSYESAKEEAEKKLKAAREAYDPELARSLEEKLKETTEEVEALQDEMKKVHAMEMDSVRVLTSELNEATTMLQMVADEECSLRNLVSSIRMELEEVKRQQRESEMKIQNESEKEALSADHNIRLQQLLLETENARNETQQMKKNMEILKKEAEEAETAVKDLKQKLELALQQAEEAKAAEKKALDEMRLLEEGTGRGKIKISKEEFEALKKKVEEYGNSSEQKIAAAMAELEAINASKNEADEKAEENLQAIEEIKAATEMAEKSAMTAEAAKNVLEGELRRRRQQEEVVATSS; encoded by the exons ATGGTGAACATTTACCGCCGGGCCATCAGCGAACGCATCCCAAAATCCTCTGGTTCAGGTTCACCAAAGGCAGAGGTAGGAGAGATTGATACCACAGCACCATTTCAATCCGTCAAAGCTGCCGTTAGTTTATTTGGAGAAGTAGCCGTCACCAAGGAAAGACGCACTCCCAGAAGATCAAGAATTTCTTCAGAG AATGTAATAGACAAAGAGACGCAGCTTCTTCTAGCAGAGAAAGAGTTCAACAACATGAAGCAAAAGCTAGAGAGCGCCGAAGCTACGAAGGCGAAAGCGGAATCTGAGCTCGAAAGCGCGAAGAAAACGTTGCAGGATTTGGCCGAGAAACTCAAAGCGGTGACGGAGTCGAAGCAATCGGCGATCGAAGCGACCGAAGCGGTGAGGGAACAAGGCACTCAACTTGAATTCCAGAAACCGCAGAACAACCAAGAATGCGAGGTGAGGAAGAAGGAGTTGGAGTCAGCGAGGGAGCAATACATCGCCGTCGCGACGGAACTCGATGCCAAGAAGCAAGAGCTGAATAAAATCAGGCAGGATTTCGACACGGCGTTGGAAGTGAAATTGGCGGCGTTTCAGCAGGCGGCGGAGGCTCAGCTCTCGGCAAAAATGCATTCCGAGAGGGTTACCGAGCTGACGAAGCAAATCACGGTGATGAAGGAAGCGATTAAGCAAGTGAAATTCGCTACGCAACAAGTGTACAAAGAGCAGGAGAGCATAGCGGTGGATAAAGAAATGTTGCAGAAATCTTATGAGAGTGCTAAAGAGGAAGCGGAGAAGAAATTGAAGGCTGCGAGGGAGGCGTATGATCCAGAGCTAGCGAGATCTCTGGAGGAGAAGCTTAAGGAAACCACGGAGGAGGTCGAAGCGTTGCAAGATGAGATGAAGAAAGTTCATGCTATGGAAATGGATTCCGTTAGGGTTTTGACATCGGAACTTAACGAAGCTACGACAATGCTGCAAATGGTGGCCGACGAAGAGTGTTCCCTTCGGAATTTAGTGAGCTCCATTAGGATGGAACTTGAAGAGGTGAAGAGGCAACAACGAGAGAGTGAAATGAAGATCCAAAATGAAAGTGAAAAAGAAGCTCTTAGTGCTGATCATAACATTAGGCTTCAACAGCTTTTATTAGAAACAGAGAATGCTAGAAATGAAACTCAACAGATGAAGAAGAACATGGAAATTCTGAAGAAAGAAGCCGAAGAGGCTGAAACGGCAGTGAAGGACTTAAAGCAAAAGCTAGAGCTCGCTTTACAACAAGCCGAGGAAGCGAAAGCGGCGGAGAAGAAGGCGCTCGACGAAATGCGGCTATTAGAAGAGGGGACCGGTAGGGGAAAGATAAAGATATCCAAAGAAGAATTCGAAGCGTTGAAAAAGAAAGTAGAGGAGTATGGGAATTCATCGGAGCAGAAAATAGCTGCTGCAATGGCGGAGCTGGAAGCGATAAATGCGAGCAAAAACGAAGCGGATGAGAAGGCGGAAGAGAATTTGCAGGCAATCGAGGAAATCAAGGCCGCGACAGAGATGGCGGAGAAATCGGCGATGACGGCGGAGGCGGCAAAGAACGTTCTCGAGGGTGAACTTAGAAGACGGCGTCAACAAGAAGAGGTAGTTGCAACATCGTCTTAA
- the LOC107924937 gene encoding DNA oxidative demethylase ALKBH2 isoform X1, with product MNLMLKANPNPNPKDDSKKSRTVDLGNGSSVIYVPRFLAYDVAWEFFNYLDNHIPWTRPTLRVFGRSCTQPRDTCYVASAGLPDLIYSGYQPHAHSWDNFPPLKDILDAVSMRSSHLTCVFLVPSLVRSNVFACLLKVHKMLPGSTFNSLLLNRYKGGNDYVGWHSDDEKLYGSTPEIASVSFGCERDFILKKKSGKSSQERRSDDKPPLKRSRKSSQDDQHSFMLKHGSLLVMRGNTQRDWLHSVPKRAKAETTRINLTFRLVLQE from the exons ATGAATTTGATGTTGAAGGcgaaccctaaccctaaccctaaagaTGACTCTAAAAAGAGCCGAACTGTCGATCTTGGAAACGGAAGCAGTGTAATTTACGTTCCCAGGTTTTTAGCATATGATGTCGCCTGGGAATTCTTCAATTACCTCGACAATCACATCCCTTGGACCAGACCCACCCTTCGCGTCTTTGGCCGATCTTGCACTCAG CCTAGAGACACATGTTATGTTGCAAGTGCAGGGTTGCCGGACTTGATTTACAGTGGATATCAGCCTCATGCTCATTCTTGGGATAATTTCCCCCCACTTAAGGACATTTTGGATGCGGTAAGTATGCGGTCATCTCACCTCACTTGTGTTTTCCTAGTTCCTTCTCTAGTACGATCTAATGTCTTTGCTTGTCTTCTTAAGGTCCATAAAATGCTTCCTGGCAGTACATTTAACAGCTTGCTTTTAAATCGGTATAAAGGGGGTAACGACTATGTAGGTTGGCATAGTGATGATGAGAAGCTCTATGGATCAACCCCGGAAATTGCTTCTGTTTCCTTTGGATGCGAACGGGATTTTATCCTGAAGAAGAAAAGTGGCAAATCATCCCAAG AGAGAAGATCTGATGACAAACCTCCATTGAAGAGGTCTAGGAAGAGCAGCCAAGATGATCAACACTCGTTCATGCTCAAGCACGGATCTCTGTTGGTAATGAGAGGGAACACTCAGCGTGACTGGTTACACTCTGTGCCTAAGCGTGCAAAGGCAGAGACGACTCGAATTAATCTCACCTTTAGGCTTGTTCTGCAGGAGTGA